Proteins co-encoded in one Vibrio sp. SNU_ST1 genomic window:
- a CDS encoding late competence development ComFB family protein, giving the protein MQISVDVHNYMETLVGNVLATEEYVSGYTNEQLADLACLALGQLKPIYIRFDVDFLSALPEDKLVLYKRNSEIAVKNAESMIIDDRRRERDDNVPVIFSQHNFDDDVELQWYEKPLLSGKQS; this is encoded by the coding sequence ATGCAAATCAGTGTCGATGTCCATAACTATATGGAAACTTTGGTGGGAAATGTATTAGCGACAGAAGAGTATGTTTCTGGCTATACCAACGAGCAGTTAGCCGATCTTGCGTGTTTGGCTTTAGGTCAGCTTAAACCCATCTATATTCGCTTCGATGTCGATTTTCTGTCGGCATTGCCAGAGGATAAATTGGTGCTGTATAAACGAAATAGTGAGATCGCGGTCAAAAATGCAGAAAGTATGATCATTGACGACAGAAGACGCGAGCGTGACGACAATGTACCCGTAATCTTTAGTCAACATAATTTTGATGATGACGTTGAATTACAATGGTATGAAAAGCCATTGTTGAGCGGTAAACAGTCATGA